The following proteins are encoded in a genomic region of Sorangiineae bacterium MSr12523:
- a CDS encoding MFS transporter, which produces MRTNARWLVIGLVFTVTLINYLDRLTVSVLAPVIMDALRLSNLEYASVGTWFLLAYTISQTLSGRLYDRIGTRRGFMVSVIVWSLAAIGHAFTRGLGGLSAWRFVLGLGEAGNWPGAAKVVAEWFPVRERAFAMGIFNSGAAIGSIVAPPLIVGLQLAYGWQATFVITGGLGFAWFIAWSLLYRPTAREHDPAQLQAKPRVNWMALLRRREVWAIVLTRFLVDPVWWLYISWLPLFLYRVHGFDLKKIGLFAWVPYVAADAGSLLGGFASGYLVKRGWSVRNARRASIGAAAALMPAGILAARAESPFTALALIGLVLFGFQFWINNVQTLPSDWFPSDTVASVAGLGGTGAGIGSMIFLLLTGWVVDHAGYTPILTAAGVLAPAGTLVLFALFPNATLDGLPRPGESVAVEQRQRDDPGEAGALVRHSRKDRRA; this is translated from the coding sequence ATGCGAACGAACGCTCGGTGGCTGGTCATCGGGCTCGTGTTTACCGTGACCTTGATCAATTACCTGGACCGGCTGACCGTCTCCGTGTTGGCGCCGGTCATCATGGACGCGCTGCGCCTCTCGAACCTCGAGTACGCGAGCGTCGGCACCTGGTTTCTCCTCGCGTACACCATCAGCCAAACCCTTTCCGGGCGTCTGTACGATCGCATCGGGACACGGCGTGGGTTCATGGTGTCGGTCATCGTGTGGTCGCTCGCCGCCATCGGGCATGCATTTACACGCGGGCTCGGTGGTCTGAGTGCGTGGCGCTTCGTGCTCGGACTGGGCGAAGCAGGGAATTGGCCGGGCGCCGCCAAAGTCGTGGCCGAATGGTTTCCCGTGCGCGAGCGCGCCTTTGCCATGGGCATCTTCAACAGCGGCGCCGCCATTGGATCCATCGTGGCGCCGCCGCTCATCGTCGGGCTGCAGTTGGCCTATGGATGGCAAGCGACCTTCGTCATCACCGGCGGACTCGGTTTCGCCTGGTTCATTGCATGGTCGCTTCTATATCGCCCCACCGCGCGGGAACACGATCCTGCGCAGTTACAAGCGAAGCCGCGGGTGAACTGGATGGCGCTCCTCCGCAGGCGCGAGGTGTGGGCCATCGTTCTCACACGGTTTCTCGTCGACCCAGTGTGGTGGCTTTACATCAGTTGGCTGCCCTTGTTCCTTTATCGCGTGCACGGTTTCGATTTGAAGAAGATCGGACTGTTCGCCTGGGTGCCCTATGTCGCGGCCGATGCCGGCAGCCTGCTCGGCGGCTTTGCATCCGGCTATCTAGTGAAACGAGGTTGGTCCGTGCGCAATGCGCGGCGCGCGAGCATTGGCGCGGCGGCGGCCCTGATGCCTGCGGGCATCCTCGCCGCGCGGGCCGAGAGCCCGTTCACGGCCCTGGCGTTGATTGGCCTCGTTCTTTTCGGTTTTCAATTTTGGATCAACAACGTGCAAACGTTGCCGAGCGATTGGTTTCCGAGCGACACCGTGGCATCGGTCGCTGGGCTGGGGGGAACGGGGGCGGGCATCGGCAGCATGATCTTCTTGCTGCTCACGGGATGGGTCGTGGACCACGCGGGATACACGCCCATTCTGACCGCGGCCGGTGTGCTCGCACCGGCCGGCACTCTCGTGTTGTTCGCATTGTTTCCCAACGCAACGCTCGATGGCTTGCCACGGCCTGGCGAGTCCGTCGCGGTCGAGCAGCGGCAGCGGGACGATCCCGGCGAGGCCGGCGCCCTTGTCCGTCACTCGCGCAAGGATCGCCGAGCGTGA
- a CDS encoding nucleotidyltransferase domain-containing protein, whose protein sequence is MRFQDDDAFCRYVAGELAGLPHVVAVALGGSRATGTHRPDSDWDFGIYYRGDFSPDALRALGWVGQVFELGAWGGGVFNGGAWLEVDGRRVDVHYRDWNDVELRLAEARDGRFHIERLLFHLAGIPSYIVVAELARARVLHGELPKPEYPDALRKAARRIWWSDAQLHLAYAKAAHAPRGHVVHVAGAIARATCEAAHAILAARGQWITNEKTLLEDAGLHDADAWLTGLEPGRLVEAVDIAADRLAKAIAAVPES, encoded by the coding sequence ATGCGCTTTCAGGATGACGACGCATTTTGCCGGTACGTCGCCGGCGAGTTAGCGGGATTGCCTCACGTCGTGGCGGTCGCGCTGGGCGGATCGCGCGCGACGGGAACGCACCGGCCGGACAGCGATTGGGACTTTGGCATTTATTACCGCGGCGACTTTTCGCCCGATGCCTTGCGCGCACTGGGCTGGGTTGGGCAAGTATTCGAGCTGGGCGCGTGGGGTGGGGGCGTGTTCAACGGCGGCGCATGGCTCGAGGTCGACGGGCGCCGGGTGGATGTGCACTACCGCGACTGGAACGACGTGGAGTTGCGGCTGGCCGAGGCGCGCGATGGGCGATTTCACATCGAGCGACTGCTCTTTCACCTGGCAGGCATCCCGAGCTACATCGTGGTGGCGGAGCTCGCGAGGGCGCGCGTGCTGCACGGCGAGCTGCCCAAACCGGAGTATCCCGATGCGCTGCGAAAGGCTGCACGACGGATCTGGTGGAGCGACGCACAACTTCACCTAGCCTATGCGAAGGCCGCACACGCGCCGCGCGGCCATGTCGTGCACGTGGCGGGTGCGATTGCGCGGGCGACGTGCGAAGCGGCGCATGCCATTTTGGCGGCGCGCGGCCAATGGATCACGAACGAGAAGACGCTGCTCGAGGATGCAGGTCTGCACGACGCCGATGCATGGCTCACCGGGCTCGAGCCGGGACGTCTCGTCGAGGCCGTCGACATCGCGGCGGACAGGTTGGCAAAGGCCATTGCGGCGGTTCCGGAGTCATAA
- a CDS encoding LacI family transcriptional regulator — MAEKQKTHRQPKLSRPTTIRDIAAHTGVAVMTVSRVINESGYVSQEMREKVLKAVQELNYHPNGLARGLKRRRTQAIGILVPDIANPFAAELVGGIQEVLSARGYSSFISTSDRSTTREEAGLRALFDHRADGAIVATRETKAGNDFLLGLLNYDLQIVVVGRELNHPRVDRVTADHFKGGYDVTEHLIKMGHRRIAFVGVSAPNGAGLHRYRGYVEALRANGIPFDEKLVVGPKVDAGPGFSTQDDGYEGAKRILSAKSRPTAIFARNDFTAMGAMYAIRDAGLAIPDDIAVAGFDNVPLSAYTAPPLTTVAQRTVLQGREAALLLLDRIDGNRQRERRNICLDCELIVRQSTIKDIARTD; from the coding sequence ATGGCAGAAAAGCAGAAGACCCATCGGCAGCCGAAGCTTTCTCGCCCCACGACGATTCGCGACATCGCGGCGCACACCGGGGTTGCGGTGATGACGGTTTCCCGCGTCATCAACGAGAGCGGGTACGTCAGCCAGGAAATGCGCGAGAAGGTCCTGAAGGCGGTACAGGAGCTCAATTACCATCCCAATGGGCTCGCGCGCGGACTCAAACGGCGGCGCACGCAAGCCATTGGCATTCTGGTGCCGGACATTGCCAATCCCTTCGCGGCAGAACTGGTCGGCGGCATCCAGGAAGTGCTTTCCGCGCGCGGCTATTCGTCGTTCATCAGCACGAGCGACCGCAGCACGACCCGCGAGGAGGCCGGCCTGCGCGCCCTCTTCGACCATCGTGCGGATGGCGCGATCGTCGCGACGCGTGAGACCAAAGCAGGCAACGATTTTCTATTGGGTTTACTCAATTACGATTTGCAGATCGTCGTCGTCGGGCGCGAATTGAATCATCCGCGCGTGGACCGCGTTACCGCGGACCATTTCAAGGGCGGCTACGATGTCACCGAGCATTTGATCAAAATGGGCCACCGTCGCATTGCCTTCGTCGGTGTCTCCGCACCGAACGGGGCAGGGTTGCATCGCTACCGCGGGTACGTGGAGGCTTTGCGCGCGAACGGTATTCCCTTCGATGAAAAGCTGGTCGTCGGCCCCAAGGTCGATGCGGGGCCTGGATTTTCCACGCAGGACGACGGCTACGAGGGGGCGAAACGCATCTTGTCCGCGAAGAGCCGGCCCACTGCCATCTTCGCGCGCAACGACTTCACCGCAATGGGCGCGATGTACGCCATCCGCGACGCCGGACTGGCCATTCCCGACGATATCGCCGTCGCTGGCTTCGACAACGTGCCGCTCTCCGCGTACACGGCGCCGCCGCTCACCACCGTCGCCCAGCGAACGGTCCTGCAAGGTCGTGAGGCCGCCTTGCTCCTTCTCGACCGCATCGACGGCAATCGGCAACGCGAACGCCGCAACATCTGCCTCGATTGTGAGCTGATCGTCCGCCAATCGACCATCAAGGACATAGCTCGAACGGATTAA